A genome region from Leptotrichia sp. oral taxon 215 str. W9775 includes the following:
- a CDS encoding AbrB/MazE/SpoVT family DNA-binding domain-containing protein: MEKRDVNISFYKAGNGGISNRITLPKKWVEKIGITPENRAVEIVLDEENNSIVIKKK; the protein is encoded by the coding sequence ATGGAAAAAAGAGATGTTAATATTTCTTTTTACAAAGCTGGGAATGGTGGAATTTCTAATAGAATTACTCTACCAAAAAAATGGGTAGAAAAAATTGGAATTACACCTGAAAATCGAGCTGTTGAAATTGTTTTAGATGAAGAAAACAATTCAATTGTAATTAAAAAGAAATAA